The following are from one region of the Salmo trutta chromosome 20, fSalTru1.1, whole genome shotgun sequence genome:
- the LOC115155869 gene encoding alpha-1,3-mannosyl-glycoprotein 4-beta-N-acetylglucosaminyltransferase A has protein sequence MRLRNGTVATAIIFFTSFLSLSWYTAWQNGKEKLVAYQREFHALKERLRVAEHRTLQRSSELNNILEQFRRAIAETNGSKDALINFSDETQKLLKELASRKPLQVPNIYHHMPHLLNNEGSLHPAVQVGMGRTGVSMVMGIPTVKRKVKSYLAETLHSLIDKLSPEEKLDCVIIVFVGEMDTEYVQSVVTGLEKEFSTEFSSGLLELISPPASYYPDLKELKETFGDSRERVRWRTKQNLDYSFLMMYAVSKGVYYVQLEDDIVAKPNYFATMKNFALQLSSEDWMILEFSQLGFIGKMFQAPDLNLIVEFIFMFYKEKPIDWLLDHILWVKVCNPEKDAKHCERQKSSLRVRFRPSLFQHVGLHSSLAGKIQKLTDKDFLKPLLHKIHVNPPAEVSTSLKVYQGHTLDKTYLGEDFFWAINPTVGDYVLFKFDRPVSIERFLFRSGNQEHPGDRIENTTVEILPFLETGPKTKEKYKRTEDGYYRIGQFEKGVAEGAVDSSFNPVVALRLSVIKDSAVWAILSEIHIKKLPG, from the exons AGAAGTTGGTAGCGTACCAGAGGGAGTTCCATGCCCTGAAAGAGCGCCTCCGTGTGGCCGAGCACCGGACCCTGCAGCGCTCCTCAGAGCTCAACAACATTCTGGAGCAGTTCAGACGGGCCATCGCTGAGACCAACGGCAGCAAGGACGCTCTCATCAACTTCTCAG ATGAGACGCAGAAGTTGCTGAAGGAGCTGGCCAGTAGGAAGCCCCTTCAGGTGCCGAACATCTACCACCACATGCCTCACCTGCTCAACAATGAGGGCAGCCTGCACCCCGCTGTCCAGGTGGGCATGGGCCGCACtggag tctccatggtgatgggtATTCCTACCGTAAAGCGGAAAGTGAAGTCGTACCTGGCCGAGACTCTGCACTCGCTCATCGACAAGCTCTCACCTGAGGAGAAACTCGACTGTGTCATCATAGTCTTCGTTGGAGAG ATGGACACGGAATACGTCCAAAGCGTGGTTACTGGACTGGAGAAAGA GTTTTCTACAGAATTCAGTTCAGGTCTGTTGGAGCTGATCTCTCCTCCTGCCAGCTACTACCCAGATCTCAAAGAACTCAAGGAGACTTTTGGAGACTCCAGAGAGCGGGTCAG aTGGCGGACCAAGCAGAATCTGGActattccttcctcatgatgtatGCTGTGAGCAAAGGAGTCTACTATGTCCAG ttGGAGGATGACATTGTGGCCAAGCCCAACTACTTTGCCACCATGAAGAACTTTGCCTTGCAGCTCTCCTCCGAGGACTGGATGATCCTCGAGTTCTCCCAGCTCGGCTTCATCG gTAAGATGTTCCAGGCTCCAGATCTCAATCTGATCGTAGAGTTTATCTTCATGTTCTATAAGGAGAAGCCCATTGATTGGCTACTGGACCACATCCTCTGGGTCAAAGTGTGTAACCCGGAGAAAGACGCA AAGCACTGTGAGCGGCAGAAGTCGAGTCTGCGTGTGCGGTTCAGGCCCTCTCTCTTTCAACATGTGGGGCTGCATTCCTCTCTGGCCGGAAAGATCCAGAAACTCACT GATAAGGACTTCCTGAAACCCTTGCTCCATAAAATCCACGTGAACCCGCCTGCTGAGGTGTCCACGTCTCTCAAG GTGTACCAGGGCCACACGCTAGACAAGACCTACTTAGGAGAAGACTTCTTCTGGGCCATCAACCCTACTGTTGGAGACTACGTCCTCTTCAAGTTCGACAGGCCCGTCAGcatagagag GTTCCTGTTCCGCAGTGGGAACCAGGAACACCCTGGGGACAGGATAGAGAACACCACCGTAGAGATACTGCCCTTCTTG GAAACTGGACCAAAGACCAAAGAGAAGTACAAGCGAACTGAAGACGGCTACTACAGAATCG GTCAGTTTGAGAAGGGTGTGGCGGAGGGGGCTGTAGACTCCTCCTTCAACCCGGTGGTGGCGCTGCGTCTCTCTGTCATCAAAGACTCTGCTGTCTGGGCCATCCTCAGCGAG atCCACATAAAAAAGCTACCAGGCTGA